Below is a window of Candidatus Paceibacter sp. DNA.
CAGCTCTTCATCATCGGAAGCAGCAACATCAAGCCAAAGTTCGTTAAGCAGTTCCGAATCATCAAGTAACTCATCTTCATCAGAAGAATCTTCATCGGCTCAAAGCAGCAGCTCTTCGGAGGAAATATCGTCGTCAACAAGTTCGCAATCTTCGTCAGCGAGCGCTGAATCGTCCTCCCAATCAGAATATTCAAGCGAAGCGAGCCAATCAAGCGTTTCAAGCGAAAGCTAGTTTAATGTAATTTTGACATTTATTTTTATCTGGTAAAATAAATTGTTATGGCCAAGGAAATAAAAGAAATAAAACTGCCGCAAAAGCCGAAAAATCTTCAAACGAATCAAAAGCATGGCTTACTTTGTTGCGGGATGCCGATAAAGAGGATAAGGACGAATTAAACTGGCTTTTGAAAGAATTACTGGAATTGTCCAATATTTTTGCTTCCAGTATAATAACATTAAAAGGTAAAAAATAATCTTTTAATTTTTGATATTTAAATTTTTATTTAAAAATATGTTCATAAATTTTACAAAAATTTCCACAATAGCGCTAGCATTGTTATTCTTCGGTTTTTACAACTATTCCTCCGCCAGCTTTAAAATCTCTCGTCCTTCCGCTTTAAATGTCGGTCTTGTCGGCCACTGGACATTTGACGGAGCGGACGTCAATTTTGTCACCAACACCGCCAGCGACCGTTCCGGCCAGGGAAACAACGGCACGCTGCTATGATTACGTGAACATGGGCAACGTCCTTAATATGGGAACGGGCG
It encodes the following:
- a CDS encoding glycoside hydrolase encodes the protein SSSSSEAATSSQSSLSSSESSSNSSSSEESSSAQSSSSSEEISSSTSSQSSSASAESSSQSEYSSEASQSSVSSES
- a CDS encoding four helix bundle protein, which encodes MNCYGQGNKRNKTAAKAEKSSNESKAWLTLLRDADKEDKDELNWLLKELLELSNIFASSIITLKGKK